DNA from Dama dama isolate Ldn47 chromosome 5, ASM3311817v1, whole genome shotgun sequence:
CCTCTCCTTCAAGTTCACGTACCTACAATCAAGAAAGATACTTATATAGTCAGTCTTGGGGGATATTAATTGACTCATGACCTACCGATGATACTGGGTGGATGTCCTCAGCCCCAGGGTAAGGACTGGAATCAGTATACAAGAAGAGAGAAGGGTTGGGGAGTGACTTTTTCCCTTCCCAGATTCAGAGATTGAGAGACCCACCCTGGCCTCCAGCTTCTGGATCTGCTTCTTCCCGCCCTTCAGGGCCAGCTGCTCAGCCTCATCCAGGCGGTGCTGCAGGTCCTTCACCGTCTGCTCCAGGTTCTTCTTCATCCGCTCCAGGTGGGCACTGGTGTCCTGCTCCTTCTTTAGCTCCTCGGCCATCATGGCCGCCTAATTAGTAAATAAATCAATACAATAGTCCTGGTAATAGCAGGTAACACACAGCATCATTAAACAAATGCTCATTTACTCACATCAGTGATGGCCTTCTTGgctttgtcttctgcattgcgtgATTCTTGAATTACTTCTTCCACTTCACTCTGGAGTTGTGAAACATCATTCTCCAGTTTCTTCTTTGTGTTGATCAGGCTGGTGTTCTGTTAAAAGTAGTGGAAATTTATAAGACTAGTAGTTTGAACACTTGGGATTTTATTAATCTTACTTGTTGGCTCAAGCACGGGACCTAATAGCAAGATTTCACTAAACTAAGTATTTGTTCCATGCAAAATGTTAATCCTTTGCAACCTTTGCCCTGTCTCCCTGATTGCCCATCTGATTTGTGTGTGAGGATGTGTGAGGTTCAAAAATGCCTATATTAATTAATTGCTCTTTCAATTCTATGTCAAACAGACATCACTAGTATTCTATCCTTGAAACGTTTGAAAAGAATTGCTTCTTTTTGTGAGAGCCTGGCACTGAGAGTTCTTCTATTAGAAGGAAACTATTTTCTGTTAACTTGAATGTTTTGCTCCCTTTGGGAATATTGAATAGTAATTCAGAAGAGTActtctgaaaacattttcttaaaattttgccTGGTGGTTCTCTAAGGGAAGTAATACCACCTCAGTGGGTATTTAGAAACTTTTAGGGGTGGATATTTTTGGTTGTCAAAATGACTAGGGTATTTAATGCCCGGGCAGGTCAGAGATGCTAAATGTTGTGCAAGGCAAAGGGACTGTAAGCACCACAGTGCTGAATGCTGATGTGCTTCTGATGAGAAACATTAAATGGAGCATTTTCAGATTGTGTAGTCAGtggatcggagaaggcaatggcaacccactccagtactcttgcctggaaaatcccatggatggaggaacctggtaggctacagtccatggggtcacaaagagttggacatggcttagtgaccaAACGGAAGCAGCAGCATCACAGTAAAAGTATTTGTTTGATATGAGGGTGTCACCTGGGTGTGCAGGAGCTGGACGCGCTCACTGGCATCCAGGAGCTCCTGCTCTGCGATCTTCCTGCTCCTCTCCGTCTGCTCCAGCGTGGCCCGCAGCTCCTCGATCTCGGCCTGCAGCAGGTTGGCTCTGCGCTCCACGATCGCCAGCTGCTCCTTCAGGTCCTCCTGGCCACGGAGAGCATCATCCAGGTGGAGCTGGGTATCCTGTTAGGTTAATAAAAAGGCCTTAGACACTCTAAGGAAGGTGTGAACATCCCAGGAGATGAACTGGAAGAATGGGCTGGTACCAGGAACAGGAAATGACAGGCCTGTCATTTGAATGAGCAGGAAAATGGTGATGTCACCAGCTAGGGGTTCTTGTTGTGTGTTATGCCATCAACTGGTTATTTTTCACATGCTAGGGTCATTTATGGCACATTTTCTATATGCTCTACCCATCACTTGACATCTCTTTTCTCACTTGATCCTCAAAAGTAACCCTACGAGGTGGTAGTTTCATTCTTATTTTGTGGAAGAAACAGAAGTTCTGAAAGGTTAAATAACAACTTGCCTAAAATCAGGCAGTTAGTAAGTGACAAAACTAAGACTCAACCCCAGGCCTATTGGTGCCAAACTCTTCTAATTTCTCTCatatctctgggcttcttggtttttttcttttttacataatatttctttaaaaatatattctatgtgTACTTAATTTAGCTCCCTCATACTATGAATTGCTATTAATttgttaaagggaaaaaaatggatggTTTAACAAGCTGTTGTGATGAATGGGAGACAGGTCACATCCCTCACTCATCTGGGCTGTACAGTGGACCCACCTACCTTCAGGATTCCTTGGGTGTTCCTGTAGTTCCTTAAGCTCTCTGCAGCCAAGCGATTGGCATGGTTCAGCTGGATCTCCATTTCATTGAGATCTCCCTCCATCTTCTTCTTGACTCTCAGGGCATCATTCCTGCTCCTGATCTCAGCATCCAACGTGCTCTGCATGGTCTCCACAACTCTAATGTGGTTCCTCTTCAGCTGTTcgatttcctcatctttttcagcaaTTTTCCTGTCCACTTCAGACTTGACCTGGTTCAACTCCAGCTGGATACGCAGGATCTTTCCCTCTTCATGTTCAAGAGATGCCTTAACAAAACAATGATCAATTAATAATGGAAAATGGCTATTTGGAGGATATTCCGTTGTGAGCCAAACCCTTACTAATATCAGTTTGTCTAATTTTACAAAGTACAATACAACAGCTCTAGGACTCTGCTAGGTAAATCATCCTTCTGTTTATTTAGTCGTGGATTTTAGAGGGAAGCTCTGTAATAAGGGTGCTTTGTAAAGTATAAAGTGCTATACTAATTCCTATTGTAGAAattctcaattttaaaacatatatatatatatgtgtgtatttctgattataaaatatatgctCACTGCATCATGTGGGTGTAAtttataaaaacagagaaaacctTCCTATTGTGCCTCCACTCAGAAGCACAATTTTAATGTGGtgcattttcttctagtttttttttcctgtatatatacatatttcagtttggttcagtcactcagttgtgtccaactctttgcgaccccatgaaccatagcacgccaggtctccctgttcatcaccaactcccagagtccacccaaacccatgtcaattTACACATGATAAAATTGCATATGCAGATATATGTCttgctttaaaaattatcctCTACCATAAATATTTCCCTGTATTAATTACATTTAAAGGCTGTAGAAAATTTCATCACATGGATGTTCCATAGCTTGCATCACTTTATTTTTGGATTGAATATCTTGTGTTGAAACTTTGCCTCCATTTAGGATAGTCTTAGGGGATAGATTCTTAGAAATAGAACTGACAGGTCATAGTATTCCATTTTTAAGACTTTTGATAACTGTCATCAAATTGCTCTTCATCAATGTTATATGAGTTCAAATTTTCACCAGCTCTGTAATAATAGATCCCTTTCATAGTACCATTGCCCAACATCATAATATGTACCTCTGCTTCCTCTAAAGCAGCCTGGATCTCACATTTCTCTTGTTCCacttgcttctttattttttccagttcatGGATTTGCTTCCCTCCCTCAGCAATCTGCTCAGTGAGGTCAGAAATCTCCTCTGTGGGTGAACAGAAGGGAGAAGGGGTCAGAAGATGGAGAGGTCCTGCCAAGGCCACATCGGATAGAGAATTTCAAGTGCACTCACGCTGCAAgttcttgttttctctctttagGGTTTCAAGTTGGTCCAGGGACTCCTCATAGGCATTCTTGACTTTGAACAGCTCAGTGCTAAGAGAGCGGGACTCCTTCTGGGAGGCCTCAAGCTCAGCCTGAGTTTCCTCATACTTCTGTTTCCATTCTGATAGGACCTGAAAAGCAGTAAATTGTCAGTTGATGGAGAAAGGGAgactaaatattaataaaacacgGGTGGAGTTTGTATAGGCTGAGCCACCTTGTCAAAGTTCCTCTGCTTCTTATCGAGAGCCGCGCAGGCAGCATTGGACCTCTCCACGTCGAGCATGAGGTCCTCAACCTCATTCTGGAGCCGCTGCTTGGTCTTCTCAAGGGAGGCACATTTGGCATTCACCGCTTCTACGTGTTCCTCAGCTTCCTGCAGACGCTGGGCCAGCTTCTTCCTGAGAAGTTAGCCAAGCAGTTAAGGGGAGAGGTCAGGAACAGGGGCAAGTGCTAAGCTCTCAGTCCCCTTTCATAATCCTAATTCTGAATTATGAAATAGACGTCAAGTAGCATGGCTTTCAAAACTGTGGTAGCCAGAACTGCTTTCTAGATGGATAAACTATGAAAAGGTCCAAAGTGGTGAACACTTGAActcaagtgttttgtttttgaattctTAGAGGCCATTGTTGGAGCTGATGTTGTATGTATCTCACGGCACAGGGTTTGAGGACTTGCAGGCTTCTGATTGAGTGTGGTAGGGAGAATGATTAGCCAGGGTGATACTATTGATTGATGTATATCTCACCTCATTCCAAAAAGGATTTGAGACTAACTGTTGGGCACAGATACACTGGGCatattcttttgctttctcagactttccattttattttatgtactttttttcctagaaaaataGCCAGTTTCTTTTAATCATGTATATTTGCAGAGTCTCaccaggaaaagaaatgaataaatcagGACAATTCATGCAGTCTAAGTAAAGGCAGGGTTTTACCCCTCCTCCCACTTCTGAATTGTCTACATTCTTGCTTTATTCCCAATTGTGTGCCAAATACACATGCCTAACGTATGCAAAAACCCTTATCCCTGATTCTGTAGATTTACTGAAGGTCTCCTTTAGTCTGTACACAGACTAAGGCTTTACTTTATTCAGACTAACCCTGGACATTATGCACAGTTTGGGTGGCCCTCATTGTGAGTTTTAAGAGATCTGTCTTTGTGCCTCAGTACTTAAGAAGGTGGTCTCTGgcatcagaatgtctgattcTGATCCCAGCTGTACTATTTATTAATCATATGCTTTTGTGATAGTTGATTAACTCTCacagtctcaatttcctcatctgtaaaatagggacacAGACAACAATGTGATGTAATATTGCTATGAAAGCATTTAAATGTTATTATGTAATATATGTTAGTATTGGAGACATGGTatacactcagtaaatgttagcctGTGCTGTTGTTatgttattatcatcatcacaGATCTTTCTGGGAGTTGCTCAGCTAGGAAACCAGTCATTTTCCTCTTGCAGAGTTCACAGTACACACTtggcctcctccagctcctccgtGCGCTGGATGGCGTCCGTCTCGTACTTGGTCCTCCACTGGGCCACCTCGCTGTTGGCCTTGGACAGCGCCCTCTGCAGCTCGGCCTTGCCCTCCTGTTCCTCCTCATACTGTTCCCGCAGCAGGTCACAGTCGTGGCGGGAGGACTGCAGGGCGTGGGCCAGGGCGTTCTTGGCCTGTGGAAATATGAGTTCACTGACTTGAATTCATTTCTTCAGTGATATTTAATTTATGCACTTAAAGTAGAACCTCACTGAACATGTTTAGATTTGATTAGCCAAGATCTTTGGTGAAACTTACTTTAGTTTCTTCCTCTAGCTGACGTTTCAGTTCCTCAATCTGCTGAGTAGATGCTTGCTTGGTCCTTGAAAGCTGAGAGACCAAAGCATCTTTCTCATCCAGTTGTCGGGAATATTCACCTAAGAATTATAGAAGTAAAGGAATTTACTAATGGCATAAAAAACAAGCCTAAAGGTtggtatatatattatacatataattgacagatatatactttaaatattgtTACAGAATTGGCTAGAAGTAGAGATTAAAAAGCAGCATTGCTATTGGAGTATAACAAATAAACTAGTCTTCTgattatttcttgcttttttttccctgacaTTGTTGGCAAATTCTGGTAGTTTGTTTACCCCCCTGTAATATGGGAGTATTGCTATTAATTCAGAAGCCCCAGAATTGCTTTTGTCTAGGACATAGTTGTGGGACTGAGGGAAATCTCTACCGGCTTCCGTCTGCAGACGCGCTCTCTGAGCTGTCAGGTCGTTGATCAGCcgctgctgctcctcctcttttgtctTAAGTTCACTCACTTGATCTTCTAGAGTGCGGCACATCTTTTCAAGGTTTCCCTACAGGACACGTAGCCATGAAAGATGAGATACTGaatgcagtaaaaaataaaattaatacttgattcttaaaatattttttagagtgAAGCTATGTCGACATAAAGGTATGTCGAGTGTGAGTAGAAACTTATGGCCAACTCTATGGAACATTTTAGTTTTCAAGCATGATGGGTGCATGATGTCCCTGAAGTGGTCATTGTTGGAGCTTATTCATTTAGCCCAGTGGTACTTGATGCTGACACTTAAAGAAGGTTGTGAAACAATCTTAATCATTTGttgctttagttgctcagttgtggctgactcttttatgaccgcatagacggtagcccgccaggctcctctgtccattggactttccaggcaagaatactggagtgggttgccatttccttctccaggagatcttcctgacccagggatcaaacccgcatctcttgcattggcaggtggattctttaccactgagccaccagggcagcatatccagcattttaaaaaacagaatggaaCGTATCAGAATAGAAAATTTTAGATCAGTGCCATAAACAATGTTTAATGCCAGAGAACAGTGAGGGTTCTTACTCATTATCATTAATAATCACCCTCATTTCAAGATAgttttgggaaaataaaaatgaaggcaGTATTAGGTACCTTGGCTTTGGCAACGGTCTCTGCGTTACTGCTGAGGTCGTCGATCTCCATCTTCATCTCGctcttctccttctccagctTCTGCTTGACCCTCTGCAGGTTGTCAATCTGCTCCCCCAGCTCGGCCACACTGTCCGCGTGCTTCTTGCGAAGAGCGGCCGCCGTGGCCTCGTGCTGCAGCGTGGCCTCCTCCAGGTCCCGGCGCATCTTCTGGAACTCGGCCTCGCGCTTCTTGTTCATCTCAATCTGGGCGGAAGTGGCCCCGCCGGCTTCTTCCAGCCGCTCGCTGATCTCCTCCAGTTCCCGGGAGAGGTCTGAGCGCTGCTTCTCTGCTTTGGCGCGGGAGGCGCGCTCGGCCTCgatctcctcctccagctcctcgaTGCGGGCCTGGAGGTGACACAGCACATTAACGTGATCTCATCTCAATTTCAGGTTTTTTGGGCGAAGAAACCAACGGAGGTGAGATGACTCACCTGCAACTCTTTGATCTTCTTCTGTAGTTGAATTTCTACTGCCTGCTCATCTTCAATTTTGCTTAGCAGATTGCTGatttcaaattctttcctttaGACAGAAGAACAAGACATATTAGTACTCCTATGAATTGAAAGATGGTGTCGCATAGAATTTTTTTCGGGAGTTCCTACTTTTTAAGTTTCTCATCAAGTTGCTGTTTGTCGTTTTCTATATCTACTATGGATTCTTGGGCCAATTTCAGGTCACCCTCCAGTTTCCTCTTGGCTCTTTCTAGATCCATTCGAAGTTTCTTTTCTTGTTCCAGAGACCCTTCAAGCTAATGTGAAagtaaatttcattaaaaattaaaggaaatttaaaaaacttcCAAATGGATATTAAAAACACACTTACATCATCCACTTGCTGCTCTAGCTTGGCTTTCGCTTTGTTCAGGGTGTTGACTTTGTCCTCTTCTGCCTGCAGGTCATCCAGGGTCTGCTGATGGGCCTCCTGGAGGGCCTTCTTCTCCTTGGTCAGCTTAGCTATGACTTCATCCAGGCCGGCCATCTCTTCTGTGAGGTTTTTAACCTAGAAGAGTAAAAGAGAAGTGACCTATGCAGTGGAGCAGCTTAGATGGATGGCAGTCTCTGCATGGTATAGGGCAATATGATTCATACCTTGTTCTCTGTGGCATGTTTTTCCTTCTCAACCTTGGCCAGTGTCAGCTCAAGGTCATCTATGTCTTTCTTCAGTTCCGAACATTCGTCCTCCAGTTTCCTCTTCTTGGCCGTCAGCTCAGCATTCATCTCTTCCTCATCCTCGGCTCTCTCAGTCACCTCCTTGATCTTGGCCTCCAGCTGGATTTTGTTCTTAATCAGTTGCTCACACCTTTCCTCTGCATCAGCCAAGGCATCAGCTTCCTAAGGGGAGATTCCGTTGAACTAATTAGAGAATTTGTTACTTATTTTGAACTtgttctttgcatgaaatagaaGTGTTTACTGAATGCTAATGAATTTTTCAGTATAAGTTAATTGAACATTATTCCATTGTTTGGAGAAATGTAGCCAATTAGATCTGGGACTATAGATTTAGAAACAAATTAGTCTGAAAAATGGCTGAATTGAAGCAATTGACTGTTTTAAAAAGTAGTGTATAGAAGAGTGGGAGGACCAAAGCCTGAGTTCTTGTCTCAAATTTGCCTTATTCCTCTTATACTCAGTTATCTCATGTAATTAAGAGGGTTGGAATAGATGATTGTTAAGAGCATTTCAGCTATAATATTCAAAGATTTCGACTTAGTCAAATTGGTTCATTTTGGCTTTGGTCATTCCCTAGTTACTAgattgaatttaaaaaagaaaaagaacataatcTTTATGCCTATGAATATATTTCCACGAAACATTTTTATACAGTCAAAACCTCCCTGATAGGCCATAACAGTTCTATAATTGTCAAAGGTTTCCTTTTCCACTTTAAGAATTAGTCTcagaaggaattttaaaatgcttgagTGAATGATAATGGGGACTTTTCAGGGTTCCTTTGCTTTTAAGTGATACACTCAGTAAATATGATAATACCTATGAAGAGAAGTTAAGATGAAGAGGCTGTGATACTGTGGTTTAAGGAAAATGTAACTCTCATATAAGTTAATTTATCAATAGGAAAAGTTGAAAATAGCTTAAAACTTTTAAGAAAGCTATCCTTTTTATGGATTTCTTCATGACATTGTTGGGCTTGCTTGACTTGGACTAAGGAAATGGGAGATTGTAATTGGCCAGAGTGTTGATGCCAAGCCTGTCCCACTTTGATTTCAGCTTCTTCTTGAATCAATAAACAGAGGAGAGACCTTAAGAACTCAGGATCTGTATCAAAGGAAGAAACACAGGGTTCACTAGCTCTGCCTTTTaccctggtagttcagttcaaATAACTGCAAGTCAGTTTGTTGGGCTAAATCCTGGGGGTTgggaaaaagagatacagagagaAATAAGAATGACTGTCTTTTCTGAGTTTAAATGCAATCTTATACATGTGTATTCAGAAAATAGGGCTCCACATTTAAGGCTGGGTTGAAGCAGTTAAAGCAGTCATTTTCTCAGAAAAATGACTGATGACTGAGATTTGAGGGCTTGCCTTTAAACTGCTTCCTTCATGGCTGTTAAATTTGTGACAttgttaaataaatttttcaatttCCCATTTGCAATTTGGAAGTAGTTGGTGCCTTCTTCATAGGAATGTTGAAAGTTAAGTGAAATACTGAAAAAAGCAATTGGAAATATTCTTTTTCAAGGAAAGGCCATTTGTAAATCCAAAGTGTTTGTGAAGTCAAGAAAATGGTGCAATTGAAGTCAATGACATGGTGCATTCAGCACAGGGGTACTCACAGATTGAACCTGAAGCTGTaggtcatttttctctttcaagagagtcaccattttttcctccagttccTTCCTTTTGGCCTCTGATTTGGCCAGTTCATCCTtggttttctgaaactcttccttcATTGtggccatctccttctctgtctctgcacTCTT
Protein-coding regions in this window:
- the LOC133055986 gene encoding myosin-8 isoform X1; this translates as MSASSDAEMAVFGEAAPYLRKSEKERIEAQNKPFDAKTSVFVAEPKESYVKSIIQSKEGGKVTVKTERGATLTVREDQVYPMNPPKYDKIEDMAMMTHLHEPGVLYNLKERYAAWMIYTYSGLFCVTVNPYKWLPVYNPEVVAAYRGKKRQEAPPHIFSISDNAYQFMLTDRENQSILITGESGAGKTVNTKRVIQYFATIAVTGEKKKEEPGKMQGTLEDQIISANPLLEAFGNAKTVRNDNSSRFGKFIRIHFGTTGKLASADIETYLLEKSRVTFQLKAERSYHIFYQITSNKKPDLIEMLLITTNPYDYAFVSQGEITVPSIDDQEELMATDSAIDILGFTSEEKVSIYKLTGAVMHYGNMKFKQKQREEQAEPDGTEVADKAAYLQSLNSADLLKALCYPRVKVGNEYVTKGQTVQQVYNAVGALAKAVYEKMFLWMVTRINQQLDTKQPRQYFIGVLDIAGFEIFDFNSLEQLCINFTNEKLQQFFNHHMFVLEQEEYKKEGIEWEFIDFGMDLAACIELIEKPLGIFSILEEECMFPKATDTSFKNKLYDQHLGKSANFQKPKVVKGRAEAHFSLIHYAGTVDYNIAGWLDKNKDPLNDTVVGLYQKSSMKTLASLFSTYASAEAGTFYSGAKKGAKKKGSSFQTVSALFRENLNKLMTNLRSTHPHFVRCIIPNETKTPGAMEHELVLHQLRCNGVLEGIRICRKGFPSRILYGDFKQRYKVLNASAIPDGQFIDSKKASEKLLASIDIDHTQYKFGHTKVFFKAGLLGLLEEMRDEKLAQIITRTQAVCRGFLMRVEYQKMLQRREALFCIQYNVRAFMNVKHWPWMKLFFKIKPLLKSAETEKEMATMKEEFQKTKDELAKSEAKRKELEEKMVTLLKEKNDLQLQVQSEADALADAEERCEQLIKNKIQLEAKIKEVTERAEDEEEMNAELTAKKRKLEDECSELKKDIDDLELTLAKVEKEKHATENKVKNLTEEMAGLDEVIAKLTKEKKALQEAHQQTLDDLQAEEDKVNTLNKAKAKLEQQVDDLEGSLEQEKKLRMDLERAKRKLEGDLKLAQESIVDIENDKQQLDEKLKKKEFEISNLLSKIEDEQAVEIQLQKKIKELQARIEELEEEIEAERASRAKAEKQRSDLSRELEEISERLEEAGGATSAQIEMNKKREAEFQKMRRDLEEATLQHEATAAALRKKHADSVAELGEQIDNLQRVKQKLEKEKSEMKMEIDDLSSNAETVAKAKGNLEKMCRTLEDQVSELKTKEEEQQRLINDLTAQRARLQTEAGEYSRQLDEKDALVSQLSRTKQASTQQIEELKRQLEEETKAKNALAHALQSSRHDCDLLREQYEEEQEGKAELQRALSKANSEVAQWRTKYETDAIQRTEELEEAKKKLAQRLQEAEEHVEAVNAKCASLEKTKQRLQNEVEDLMLDVERSNAACAALDKKQRNFDKVLSEWKQKYEETQAELEASQKESRSLSTELFKVKNAYEESLDQLETLKRENKNLQQEISDLTEQIAEGGKQIHELEKIKKQVEQEKCEIQAALEEAEASLEHEEGKILRIQLELNQVKSEVDRKIAEKDEEIEQLKRNHIRVVETMQSTLDAEIRSRNDALRVKKKMEGDLNEMEIQLNHANRLAAESLRNYRNTQGILKDTQLHLDDALRGQEDLKEQLAIVERRANLLQAEIEELRATLEQTERSRKIAEQELLDASERVQLLHTQNTSLINTKKKLENDVSQLQSEVEEVIQESRNAEDKAKKAITDAAMMAEELKKEQDTSAHLERMKKNLEQTVKDLQHRLDEAEQLALKGGKKQIQKLEARVRELEGEVESEQKRNAEAIKGLRKHERRVKELTYQTEEDRKNVLRLQDLVDKLQAKVKSYKRQAEEAEEQSNTNLAKLRKLQHELEEAEERADIAESQVNKLRVKSREIHTKVSAE
- the LOC133055986 gene encoding myosin-8 isoform X2; this translates as MSASSDAEMAVFGEAAPYLRKSEKERIEAQNKPFDAKTSVFVAEPKESYVKSIIQSKEGGKVTVKTERGATLTVREDQVYPMNPPKYDKIEDMAMMTHLHEPGVLYNLKERYAAWMIYTYSGLFCVTVNPYKWLPVYNPEVVAAYRGKKRQEAPPHIFSISDNAYQFMLTDRENQSILITGESGAGKTVNTKRVIQYFATIAVTGEKKKEEPGKMQGTLEDQIISANPLLEAFGNAKTVRNDNSSRFGKFIRIHFGTTGKLASADIETYLLEKSRVTFQLKAERSYHIFYQITSNKKPDLIEMLLITTNPYDYAFVSQGEITVPSIDDQEELMATDSAIDILGFTSEEKVSIYKLTGAVMHYGNMKFKQKQREEQAEPDGTEVADKAAYLQSLNSADLLKALCYPRVKVGNEYVTKGQTVQQVYNAVGALAKAVYEKMFLWMVTRINQQLDTKQPRQYFIGVLDIAGFEIFDFNSLEQLCINFTNEKLQQFFNHHMFVLEQEEYKKEGIEWEFIDFGMDLAACIELIEKPLGIFSILEEECMFPKATDTSFKNKLYDQHLGKSANFQKPKVVKGRAEAHFSLIHYAGTVDYNIAGWLDKNKDPLNDTVVGLYQKSSMKTLASLFSTYASAEADSGAKKGAKKKGSSFQTVSALFRENLNKLMTNLRSTHPHFVRCIIPNETKTPGAMEHELVLHQLRCNGVLEGIRICRKGFPSRILYGDFKQRYKVLNASAIPDGQFIDSKKASEKLLASIDIDHTQYKFGHTKVFFKAGLLGLLEEMRDEKLAQIITRTQAVCRGFLMRVEYQKMLQRREALFCIQYNVRAFMNVKHWPWMKLFFKIKPLLKSAETEKEMATMKEEFQKTKDELAKSEAKRKELEEKMVTLLKEKNDLQLQVQSEADALADAEERCEQLIKNKIQLEAKIKEVTERAEDEEEMNAELTAKKRKLEDECSELKKDIDDLELTLAKVEKEKHATENKVKNLTEEMAGLDEVIAKLTKEKKALQEAHQQTLDDLQAEEDKVNTLNKAKAKLEQQVDDLEGSLEQEKKLRMDLERAKRKLEGDLKLAQESIVDIENDKQQLDEKLKKKEFEISNLLSKIEDEQAVEIQLQKKIKELQARIEELEEEIEAERASRAKAEKQRSDLSRELEEISERLEEAGGATSAQIEMNKKREAEFQKMRRDLEEATLQHEATAAALRKKHADSVAELGEQIDNLQRVKQKLEKEKSEMKMEIDDLSSNAETVAKAKGNLEKMCRTLEDQVSELKTKEEEQQRLINDLTAQRARLQTEAGEYSRQLDEKDALVSQLSRTKQASTQQIEELKRQLEEETKAKNALAHALQSSRHDCDLLREQYEEEQEGKAELQRALSKANSEVAQWRTKYETDAIQRTEELEEAKKKLAQRLQEAEEHVEAVNAKCASLEKTKQRLQNEVEDLMLDVERSNAACAALDKKQRNFDKVLSEWKQKYEETQAELEASQKESRSLSTELFKVKNAYEESLDQLETLKRENKNLQQEISDLTEQIAEGGKQIHELEKIKKQVEQEKCEIQAALEEAEASLEHEEGKILRIQLELNQVKSEVDRKIAEKDEEIEQLKRNHIRVVETMQSTLDAEIRSRNDALRVKKKMEGDLNEMEIQLNHANRLAAESLRNYRNTQGILKDTQLHLDDALRGQEDLKEQLAIVERRANLLQAEIEELRATLEQTERSRKIAEQELLDASERVQLLHTQNTSLINTKKKLENDVSQLQSEVEEVIQESRNAEDKAKKAITDAAMMAEELKKEQDTSAHLERMKKNLEQTVKDLQHRLDEAEQLALKGGKKQIQKLEARVRELEGEVESEQKRNAEAIKGLRKHERRVKELTYQTEEDRKNVLRLQDLVDKLQAKVKSYKRQAEEAEEQSNTNLAKLRKLQHELEEAEERADIAESQVNKLRVKSREIHTKVSAE